A region from the Xenopus laevis strain J_2021 chromosome 4S, Xenopus_laevis_v10.1, whole genome shotgun sequence genome encodes:
- the soat1.S gene encoding sterol O-acyltransferase 1 S homeolog: MSDEEGRVLRSRRLISKQSVHSEQEDVARRTEGDRVFRSNGLVDLEHVINRKMEMRKKAEHLKNELMKEVDGHLNEFVNNLIEESTVLESMSAAPSSGNVEKDSNKLRGLRAPPEHGKLFVSRRSLLDELFEVNHIRTIYHMFIALLILFILSTLVVDCIDEGRLVLEFDLLVYAFGKFPIVISTWLCMFLSTFIIPYGLFSTWARGYRASSHRSIRSIFFGILFMMFQTLGLGFMPTYIVLHHDLPPASRFIIILEQVRLTMKAHSFVRENVPRIFAFTKEKSSIVPVPQVTQYLYFLFAPTLIYRDNYPRNPSIRWGYVATKFAQVLGCLFYAYYVFVRLCIPLFRNISQEPFSLRVLVLCIFNSILPGVLVLFLAFFAFLHCWLNAFAEMLRFADRMFYKDWWNSTSFANYYRTWNVVVHDWLYYYAYRDFLWFLGRRFKAAAMLFVFTVSAVVHEYALGICFGFFYPVLFILFMCFGMLFNFILHDRRRGPIWNVIMWTSLFLGQGVLICLYSQEWYAQRHCPINNPAFTDFLKPRSWTCRRHHED; this comes from the exons GACTTGTGGATTTAGAGCACGTGATTAACAGGAAAATGGAAATGAGGAAAAAGGCAGAG CACTTGAAGAATGAGCTAATGAAGGAGGTGGATGGCCACTTGAATGAATTTGTAAATAACTTGATAGAAGAATCCACAGTCCTGGAGAGCATGTCTGCTGCACCATCATCTGGAAATGTAGAGAAAGACAGCAACAAACTCAG AGGACTGAGAGCCCCTCCTGAGCATGGAAAGCTCTTTGTTTCAAGGCGTTCCCTTTTGGA CGAACTCTTTGAAGTGAATCATATTCGTACCATCTACCACATGTTTATTGCTCTTCTTATACTCTTCATCCTGAGCACTTTGGTTGTGGACTGTATTGACGAGGGCAG GTTGGTTTTGGAGTTTGATCTTTTAGTGTATGCTTTTGGGAAATTTCCTATTGTAATCTCCACATGGCTCTGCATGTTTCTGAGCACCTTCATCATTCCCTATGGACTTTTCTCTACGTGGGCCCGGGGTTATCGGGCATCTTCTCATCGCAGCATCCGTTCTATTTTCTTTGGTATTCTCTTCATGATGTTTCAAACTCTGGGCCTTGGATTCATGCCTACATACATTGTGTTGCACCATGACTTACCTCCTGCATCTCGGTTTATCATCATTCTGGAACAG GTCCGGCTAACTATGAAAGCTCATTCATTTGTAAGGGAGAACGTTCCTCgaatatttgcatttacaaaGGAGAAATCCT CCATTGTTCCTGTTCCCCAAGTTACTCAATACTTGTACTTCCTGTTTGCTCCTACACTTATATATCGAGATAATTACCCAAG gaaTCCATCTATTAGATGGGGTTATGTTGCTACCAAATTTGCTCAG GTGCTAGGATGTCTCTTCTATGCCTACTATGTTTTTGTTCGTCTTTGTATCCCACTTTTCCGTAACATAAGTCAGGAGCCATTCAGCCTTCGAGTCCTGGTACTCTGCATTTTTAACTCCATCCTTCCAG GTGTTTTGGTTCTGTTTCTGGCTTTTTTTGCATTCTTGCATTGCTGGCTCAATGCTTTTGCTGAGATGCTTCGATTCGCAGATCGAATGTTTTATAAG GACTGGTGGAATTCTACGtcatttgccaattattacaggaCCTGGAATGTAGTGGTTCATGACTGGCTGTACTACTATGCATACCGGGACTTTCTTTGG ttTTTAGGCAGACGCTTCAAGGCAGCAGCCATGTTGTTTGTGTTCACTGTCTCTGCTGTGGTCCATGAGTACGCTCTTGGCATTTGCTTTGGCTTTTTCTACCCAGTTCTCTTCATCCTGTTTATGTGTTTTGGCA tgctttttaatttcattctacaTGACCGTCGGAGAGGTCCCATTTGGAATGTAATAATGTGGACATCCCTTTTTCTGGGTCAGGGGGTCCTCATCTGTCTGTATTCCCAGGAATGGTATGCACAGCGTCATTGTCCAATCAACAAT cctGCCTTCACTGATTTCTTGAAACCACGTTCTTGGACATGTCGACGCCATCATGAAGATTAG